A single genomic interval of Oryza sativa Japonica Group chromosome 7, ASM3414082v1 harbors:
- the LOC107277710 gene encoding LOW QUALITY PROTEIN: AAA-ATPase At5g17760 (The sequence of the model RefSeq protein was modified relative to this genomic sequence to represent the inferred CDS: deleted 3 bases in 2 codons) — protein MNRKLERSFVALDDPSHQPTSSKKARRRARSPSVGWTPPRRRTAGRRWTRTGASAAAYAVLARSMARELLPDELRAAARLGWGSRERRTLVVRSHAGGGGGGGGGGGGEYEDSNLLFDAARTYLASRLDPRDVRCLGLTVSKAPEEGDGGRDGWRARLFIEPGDSTTDVFDGVEFTWQSVPLAAATGGAEKKAKGGDREFLLELSFDADAEHTATAMDRYVPFVMETARETAEFHSKHGSAPSINHDHFLDRCKVTLSGLLNLIDGLWSATSDERVIVFTTNYKERLLRPGRMDMHVYMGYCGWEAFKTLAHNYFLVDDHPLFPEIRQLLAGVEATPAEVSEMLLRCEDAGVALRGLAELLKEKKKQEARRDGQQQQ, from the exons ATGAACAGAAAACTAGAACGGAGCTTTGTGGCATTGGATGATCCGTCGCATC AGCCCACAAGTTCCAAGAAGGCGAGAAGACGAGCGCGCTCGCCGTCGGTCGGATggactcctcctcggcggcgtaCGGCGGGAAGGCGGTGGACGCGTACCggggcctcggcggcggcgtacgccGTGCTGGCGCGGAGCATGGCCCGCGAGCTGCTCCCCGACGAGCTCCGCgccgcggcgcggctcgggtggggGAGCAGGGAGCGCCGCACGCTCGTGGTGCGgagccacgccggcggcggcggcggcggcggcggaggtggaggtggagaatACGAGGACAGCAACCTCCTGTTCGACGCCGCGCGGACGTACCTGGCGTCGCGGCTCGACCCGCGCGACGTGCGCTGCCTGGGGCTCACGGTGTCCAAGGCCCcg gaggaaggcgacggcggccgcgacgGGTGGAGGGCGCGCCTGTTCATCGAGCCCGGCGACTCCACCACCGACGTGTTCGACGGCGTCGAGTTCACGTGGCAGTCcgttcctctcgccgccgccacgggcgGCGCGGAGAAGAAGGCCAAGGGCGGCGACCGCGAGTTCCTGCTGGAGCTCAGcttcgacgccgacgccgagcacACGGCCACGGCCATGGACAGGTACGTGCCGTTCGTGATGGAGACGGCGAGGGAGACG GCGGAATTCCACAGCAAGCACGGATCAGCACCAAGCATCAACCACGATCATTTTCTTGATCGATGCAAGGTCACGCTGTCCGGGCTGCTCAACCTCATCGACGGGCTGTGGTCGGCGACCAGCGACGAGCGCGTCATCGTGTTCACCACCAACTACAAGGAGCGCCTGCTCCGGCCGGGGAGGATGGACATGCACGTCTACATGGGCTACTGCGGCTGGGAGGCGTTCAAGACGCTCGCCCACAACTACTTCCTCGTCGACGACCACCCGCTGTTCCCGGAGATACGGCAGCTGCTCGCCGGCGTGGAGGCGACGCCGGCCGAGGTGTCGGAGATGCTGCTTCGCTGCGAGGACGCCGGCGTCGCGCTCCGGGGCCTCGCCGAGCTCctcaaggagaagaagaagcaggagGCGAGGCGCGacgggcagcagcagcagtaa
- the LOC4343389 gene encoding AAA-ATPase At3g50940 — translation MDLSPSAAASPSLAKAVETYRKAVATAATVTAYAMLARGMARELVPHDLRAALIWAASLVRARVEPRPAECRTAIIRSIEGNGHGHAQCIESRFFVDAHAYLATKIDPRSMSRFFLGGGGGGRRGRNVLSMVPGDSMTDVFEGVEFKWTSVPAEGRFADTEVSLELSFDAAHTDMALRRYVPFITEEVEQARRRDRELMIFMNEGSSWRGIAHHHPATFDTLAMDPELKQSIVADLDRFLKRKEYYRRIGKAWKRGYLLHGPPGTGKSSLVAAMANHLRFNLYDLDLSEVHSNSALQRLLIGMTNRCILIVEDIDCCFSARSREDGKERKKPTLTNNDGGGGDDDDDEGDDFSEKRLTLSGLLNFIDGLWSTSGEERVIVFTTNYKDRLDAALLRPGRMDMHVYMGYCGWDAFKTLAHNYFLVDDHPLFPEIRALLAGVEATPAEVSEMLLRSEDADAALSGLVEFLEEKKEKKKKQAMCEAGK, via the exons ATGGACctctcgccgtcggcggcggcgtcgccgtcgctcgccaAGGCGGTGGAAACCTACAGGAAGGCGGTCGCCACGGCGGCCACGGTGACCGCGTACGCCATGCTGGCGCGCGGCATGGCGAGGGAGCTCGTGCCGCACGACCTGCGCGCGGCGCTGATCTGGGCCGCGTCGCTCGTCCGCGCCCGCGTCGAGCCCCGCCCCGCGGAGTGCCGCACCGCCATCATCAGGAGCATCGAAGGGAACGGCCACGGCCACGCTCAGTGCATCGAGAGCCGCTTCTTCGTCGACGCTCACGCGTACCTCGCCACCAAGATCGACCCCCGGTCCATGAGCAGGTtcttcctcggcggcggcggcggtgggcggcgcggaCGGAATGTCCTCTCCATGGTGCCCGGCGACTCGATGACCGACGTCTTCGAGGGCGTGGAGTTCAAGTGGACTTCCGTCCCCGCAGAGGGCAGATTCGCGGACACGGAGGTGTCGCTGGAGCTCAGCTTCGACGCGGCGCACACGGACATGGCGCTGCGCAGGTACGTGCCCTTCATCACGGAGGAGGTGGagcaggcgcggcggcgggaccGCGAGCTCATGATCTTCATGAACGAGGGCTCGTCGTGGCGCGGCATCGCCCACCACCACCCGGCCACGTTCGACACGCTCGCCATGGACCCGGAGCTCAAGCAATCCATCGTCGCCGACCTCGACCGCTTCCTGAAGCGGAAGGAGTACTACCGCCGCATCGGCAAGGCGTGGAAGCGCGGGTACCTCCTCCACGGCCCGCCAGGCACCGGCAAGTCCAGCCTCGTTGCCGCCATGGCCAACCACCTCCGCTTCAACCTCTACGACCTCGACCTCTCCGAGGTGCACAGCAACTCTGCTCTCCAGAGGCTGCTCATTGGCATGACCAACCGCTGCATCCTCATCGTCGAGGACATCGATTGCTGCTTCAGCGCAAGGTCGAGGGAGGATGGCAAAGAGCGCAAGAAACCGACGCTGACCAACaatgacggtggcggcggcgacgacgacgacgacgagggagaTGATTTTTCAGAGAAG AGACTGACATTGTCCGGGCTGCTCAACTTCATCGACGGCTTGTGGTCGACGAGCGGCGAGGAGAGGGTCATCGTCTTCACCACCAACTACAAGGATCGCCTCGACGCGGCGCTGCTCCGGCCGGGGAGGATGGACATGCACGTCTACATGGGCTACTGCGGCTGGGACGCGTTCAAGACGCTCGCCCACAACTACTTCCTCGTCGACGACCACCCGCTGTTCCCGGAGATACGGGCGCTGCTCGCCGGCGTGGAGGCGACGCCGGCCGAGGTGTCGGAGATGCTGCTGCGCAGcgaggacgccgacgccgcgctcaGTGGCCTCGTCGAGTTCCtcgaggagaagaaggagaagaagaagaagcaggccATGTGTGAAGCAGGCAAGTAG
- the LOC4343390 gene encoding uncharacterized protein, with product MAGLADGRRPTKRSKAEASASIRSTTTIHSLGDDLLLAVFLRLPSLAALVRAALACRAWRRAVASSPAFRARFRATHGPPFLGLFFAPSAPAQAPNVPAFPSFVPSRPRYRDMAAAVRGGDFFLTSLQDRPHDEQQCWDVMEICGGHCLLMNWDDGLFAVLNPLTRRTEFVVDLSSAEFSDGACGQHHTVELTPRLICSDGHPKSFRLVVLAIDDSRVRASICSSDNTGEWEWSSLPWVDIPEPVRSDDTGCWLLNEGTMQANGSLYWVYEDRRYLLSLDAATMAFSAVQLPQCLRHCSSLDVGETKDGATCIVYAHQLNVGVLMHTKGDDGAAERWVMDRVVPLGKELERVLRAPLRDGSVLMHLVDNPRQVFVLAVRDGYAYLAASPMFHDPQPPCWFLSLCLETMKLERLFRRTFDNLVQPYTMAWPPSLVGNYGRFAVEDAP from the coding sequence ATGGCCGGCCTAGCCGACGGCCGCCGTCCGACCAAGCGGTCGAAGGCGGAAGCCTCGGCCAGCAtccgctccaccaccaccatccactCGCTCGGCGACGATCTCCTgctcgccgtcttcctccgcctccCGTCCCTCGCGGCGCTcgtccgcgccgccctcgcctgccgcgcgtggcgccgcgcggtcgcctcgtcgccggccttccGCGCCCGCTTCCGCGCAACCCACGGGCCGCCCTTCCTCGGCCTCTTCTTCGCGCCCTCCGCCCCCGCGCAGGCGCCCAACGTCCCCGCCTTCCCTTCCTTCGTCCCCTCCCGCCCCCGCTACCGGGACATGGCTGCCGCCGTCCGCGGCGGCGACTTCTTCCTCACCTCCCTGCAAGATCGCCCCCACGACGAGCAGCAATGCTGGGACGTCATGGAGATCTGCGGCGGCCACTGCCTGCTCATGAATTGGGATGATGGGTTGTTCGCGGTGCTCAACCCATTGACGCGGCGCACTGAATTTGTTGTCGATTTGAGCTCCGCGGAGTTCTCTGATGGGGCGTGCGGCCAGCATCACACAGTTGAGCTCACTCCTCGCCTGATCTGCTCCGACGGGCACCCCAAGTCGTTCCGCCTTGTGGTTCTTGCCATTGATGACTCCAGGGTGCGTGCAAGCATCTGCTCATCGGACAACACCGGGGAGTGGGAGTGGTCGTCTCTCCCATGGGTGGACATCCCAGAACCTGTCAGGTCAGATGACACTGGCTGCTGGCTCCTGAATGAGGGTACCATGCAAGCCAATGGATCCCTCTACTGGGTCTACGAGGATCGGAGGTATCTGCTTTCGCTTGACGCCGCCACGATGGCGTTCTCCGCTGTTCAGCTTCCACAGTGCCTGAGACATTGTTCTTCCCTTGATGTCGGCGAAACAAAGGATGGCGCGACCTGCATCGTTTACGCGCATCAATTGAATGTCGGCGTTCTGATGCACACCAAGGGTGATGATGGTGCTGCTGAGAGATGGGTGATGGACAGGGTAGTTCCCTTGGGCAAGGAGCTCGAACGAGTCCTTCGAGCCCCGCTGCGCGACGGCAGTGTACTGATGCATTTGGTGGATAACCCCAGACAGGTGTTTGTGTTAGCTGTCCGCGACGGCTACGCGTATTTAGCAGCATCTCCGATGTTCCATGATCCCCAACCTCCTTGTTGGTTCCTGTCCCTATGTTTGGAAACGATGAAACTGGAAAGGCTGTTTCGCAGGACATTTGACAATCTTGTTCAGCCGTACACCATGGCATGGCCTCCTTCTTTAGTCGGTAACTATGGGAGGTTTGCAGTTGAAGATGCTCCATGA
- the LOC107277907 gene encoding LOW QUALITY PROTEIN: AAA-ATPase At3g50940 (The sequence of the model RefSeq protein was modified relative to this genomic sequence to represent the inferred CDS: substituted 1 base at 1 genomic stop codon), with the protein MDLSPSPSFAKAVDTYRRAVATAATVTAYAVLARGMARELVPHDLRAAVSWAATLVRARLGPRPAERRTVIIRRVDEDGRHDGCFADAHAYLATRIDPRALSRFRLSGGVGDGRGRRNALSMVPGDSMTDVFEGVEFRWTSVVAEGGGRFSESSLELSFDAEHTDMALGRYVPFITEEVEQARRRDRDLKIFMNERSSXRGIVHHHPATFDTLAMDPELKQSIVADLDRFLKRKEYYRRIGKAWKRGYLLHGPPGTGKSSLVAAMANQLRFNLYDLDLSEVHSNSALQRLLIGMPNRTILVIENIDCCFSARSREDGKDRKTPPAVCYGDGGGDYDEDEYYEEDEGNWRDDFSEKQQSLTLSGLLNFIDGLWSTSGEERVIVFTTNYKDRLDAALLRPGRMDMHIYMGYCGGDAFKTLAHNYFLVGDHPLFPEIRELLAGVEATPAEVSEMLLRSEDADAALAGLVEFLEEKKKLASSVDASRTSGLK; encoded by the exons ATGgacctctcgccgtcgccgtcgttcgccAAGGCAGTGGACACCTACAGGAGGGCGGTGGCCACGGCGGCCACGGTGACCGCGTACGCCGTGCTGGCGCGCGGCATGGCGAGGGAGCTCGTGCCGCACGACCTGCGCGCGGCGGTGAGCTGGGCCGCCACGCTCGTCCGCGCCCGCCTCGGCCCCCGCCCGGCGGAGCGGCGCACCGTCATCATCCGCCGCGTCGACGAAGACGGACGCCACGACGGCTGCTTCGCCGACGCCCACGCTTACCTCGCCACCAGGATCGATCCCCGGGCCTTGAGCCGGTTCCGCctcagcggcggcgtcggggacgGGCGCGGCCGACGGAATGCCCTGTCCATGGTGCCCGGCGACTCGATGACCGACGTCTTCGAGGGCGTGGAGTTCAGGTGGACTTCCGTCGTCGCAGAAGGCGGGGGCAGGTTCAGCGAGTCGTCGCTGGAGCTCAGCTTCGACGCGGAGCACACGGACATGGCGCTGGGCAGGTACGTGCCCTTCATCACGGAGGAGGTGGagcaggcgcggcggcgggaccGGGACCTCAAGATCTTCATGAACGAGCGCTCTTCGTAGCGCGGCATCGTCCACCACCACCCGGCCACGTTCGACACCCTCGCCATGGACCCGGAGCTCAAGCAATCCATCGTCGCCGACCTCGACCGCTTCCTGAAGCGGAAGGAGTACTACCGCCGCATCGGCAAGGCGTGGAAGCGCGGGTACCTCCTCCACGGCCCGCCCGGCACCGGCAAGtccagcctcgtcgccgccatggccaaccAACTCCGCTTCAACCTCTACGACCTCGACCTCTCCGAGGTGCACAGCAACTCGGCTCTGCAGAGGCTGCTCATTGGCATGCCCAACCGCACCATCCTCGTCATCGAGAACATCGATTGCTGCTTCAGCGCGAGGTCGAGGGAGGATGGCAAAGATCGCAAGACGCCACCGGCGGTCTGctacggcgacggtggcggcgactaCGACGAGGACGAGTACTACGAGGAGGATGAGGGCAACTGGAGAGACGATTTTTCAGAGAAG CAGCAGAGCCTGACATTGTCCGGGCTGCTCAACTTCATCGACGGGCTGTGGTCGACGAGCGGCGAGGAGCGCGTCATCGTGTTCACCACCAACTACAAGGATCGCCTCGACGCGGCGCTGCTCCGGCCGGGGAGGATGGACATGCACATCTACATGGGCTACTGCGGCGGGGACGCGTTCAAGACGCTCGCACACAACTACTTCCTCGTCGGCGACCACCCGCTGTTCCCGGAGATACGGGAGCTGCTCGCCGGCGTGGAGGCGACGCCGGCCGAGGTGTCGGAGATGCTGCTGCGCAGcgaggacgccgacgccgcgctcgCGGGCCTCGTCGAGTTCctcgaggagaagaagaagctagCAAGTAGCGTCGACGCATCAAGAACATCAGGTTTGAAGTAG
- the LOC4343391 gene encoding taxane 10-beta-hydroxylase isoform X3, with product MSMDSSMPFALLLALFIPILLHLVTRHKYSSDNLPPGSLGFPLIGQSISLLRALRSNTDYQWYQDRIKKYGPVSKMSVFGSPTVLMAGPASNHFVFSNQDLIFTQTKAINVLIGCSIMTLSGDELKQVRSALQGYLSPEMVTKYVWKMDEEVRRHIDLNWVGHKTIKVAPLAKRLTFNIISSVMFGQGAAPFREALAIDFEKVVRAALSIPVNIPFTKFNKGLSASRRIRKLLRQIAHEREAAFQQGYCSSADDFFTYMLALRSEGKHSLTVEDIVDNAILLLIAGYETSSVLITFLIRQLANEPDILGKITDEQEEIARNKGPNKPLTWNDVSRMKYTWKVAMETLRTVPALLGSFRTATKDIEYRGYHIPKGWQVFSSHLLMKDSAEINTEIAYHFLI from the exons ATGTCAATGGATTCATCCATGCCTTTTGCTCTGCTGCTTGCCTTGTTCATACCCATCCTCCTCCACCTTGTCACCAGGCACAAGTACTCATCTGATAATCTCCCTCCAGGTTCCCTTGGCTTCCCATTGATCGGCCAAAGCATCTCCCTACTTCGTGCCCTCCGCAGTAATACTGATTACCAGTGGTACCAGGACAGGATCAAGAAGTATGGTCCTGTGTCCAAGATGTCAGTGTTTGGCTCACCAACAGTGCTGATGGCTGGCCCTGCATCCAATCACTTTGTTTTCAGCAACCAGGACCTCATTTTCACCCAGACAAAGGCGATCAACGTCCTTATCGGGTGTTCCATAATGACACTCTCAGGTGACGAGCTAAAGCAAGTCCGCAGTGCACTGCAGGGCTATCTGAGTCCGGAGATGGTGACAAAATATGTCTGGAAGATGGATGAGGAAGTAAGGAGGCACATTGACCTGAATTGGGTTGGTCATAAGACTATCAAG GTCGCACCGTTGGCGAAGAGGCTCACCTTTAATATCATCTCCTCAGTCATGTTTGGACAAGGGGCAGCTCCTTTCAGAGAAGCCCTTGCAATAGATTTTGAGAAAGTGGTGAGGGCTGCGTTGTCGATTCCAGTGAATATACCCTTCACCAAGTTCAACAAGGGCTTGAGTGCGAGCCGGAGGATTAGGAAGTTGCTCAGGCAGATTGCTCACGAGAGGGAAGCAGCATTTCAGCAAGGCTATTGCAGTTCAGCTGATGATTTCTTTACATACATGCTTGCTTTACGCTCCGAAGGAAAACACTCTCTCACAGTGGAGGACATTGTGGACAATGCAATCTTACTCCTGATTGCCGGTTATGAGACGTCATCTGTTCTTATCACCTTCTTGATCCGACAGCTAGCCAATGAGCCGGACATCCTTGGCAAGATAACTGATG AACAAGAGGAGATCGCTAGGAACAAAGGACCTAACAAGCCTTTGACCTGGAATGATGTTTCAAGGATGAAGTACACTTGGAAGGTGGCAATGGAGACGCTACGGACAGTTCCTGCACTTCTAGGAAGCTTCCGAACAGCTACCAAAGACATCGAGTACCGGGGCTATCACATTCCAAAAGGCTGGCAA GTTTTTAGTAGTCACCTCCTCATGAAGGACTCTGCAGAAATCAACACAGAGATTGCGTATCACTTTCTCATTTAA
- the LOC4343391 gene encoding cytochrome P450 716B1 isoform X4 yields MSVFGSPTVLMAGPASNHFVFSNQDLIFTQTKAINVLIGCSIMTLSGDELKQVRSALQGYLSPEMVTKYVWKMDEEVRRHIDLNWVGHKTIKVAPLAKRLTFNIISSVMFGQGAAPFREALAIDFEKVVRAALSIPVNIPFTKFNKGLSASRRIRKLLRQIAHEREAAFQQGYCSSADDFFTYMLALRSEGKHSLTVEDIVDNAILLLIAGYETSSVLITFLIRQLANEPDILGKITDEQEEIARNKGPNKPLTWNDVSRMKYTWKVAMETLRTVPALLGSFRTATKDIEYRGYHIPKGWQVFSSHLLMKDSAEINTEIAYHFLI; encoded by the exons ATGTCAGTGTTTGGCTCACCAACAGTGCTGATGGCTGGCCCTGCATCCAATCACTTTGTTTTCAGCAACCAGGACCTCATTTTCACCCAGACAAAGGCGATCAACGTCCTTATCGGGTGTTCCATAATGACACTCTCAGGTGACGAGCTAAAGCAAGTCCGCAGTGCACTGCAGGGCTATCTGAGTCCGGAGATGGTGACAAAATATGTCTGGAAGATGGATGAGGAAGTAAGGAGGCACATTGACCTGAATTGGGTTGGTCATAAGACTATCAAG GTCGCACCGTTGGCGAAGAGGCTCACCTTTAATATCATCTCCTCAGTCATGTTTGGACAAGGGGCAGCTCCTTTCAGAGAAGCCCTTGCAATAGATTTTGAGAAAGTGGTGAGGGCTGCGTTGTCGATTCCAGTGAATATACCCTTCACCAAGTTCAACAAGGGCTTGAGTGCGAGCCGGAGGATTAGGAAGTTGCTCAGGCAGATTGCTCACGAGAGGGAAGCAGCATTTCAGCAAGGCTATTGCAGTTCAGCTGATGATTTCTTTACATACATGCTTGCTTTACGCTCCGAAGGAAAACACTCTCTCACAGTGGAGGACATTGTGGACAATGCAATCTTACTCCTGATTGCCGGTTATGAGACGTCATCTGTTCTTATCACCTTCTTGATCCGACAGCTAGCCAATGAGCCGGACATCCTTGGCAAGATAACTGATG AACAAGAGGAGATCGCTAGGAACAAAGGACCTAACAAGCCTTTGACCTGGAATGATGTTTCAAGGATGAAGTACACTTGGAAGGTGGCAATGGAGACGCTACGGACAGTTCCTGCACTTCTAGGAAGCTTCCGAACAGCTACCAAAGACATCGAGTACCGGGGCTATCACATTCCAAAAGGCTGGCAA GTTTTTAGTAGTCACCTCCTCATGAAGGACTCTGCAGAAATCAACACAGAGATTGCGTATCACTTTCTCATTTAA
- the LOC4343391 gene encoding cytochrome P450 716B1 isoform X2: MSVFGSPTVLMAGPASNHFVFSNQDLIFTQTKAINVLIGCSIMTLSGDELKQVRSALQGYLSPEMVTKYVWKMDEEVRRHIDLNWVGHKTIKVAPLAKRLTFNIISSVMFGQGAAPFREALAIDFEKVVRAALSIPVNIPFTKFNKGLSASRRIRKLLRQIAHEREAAFQQGYCSSADDFFTYMLALRSEGKHSLTVEDIVDNAILLLIAGYETSSVLITFLIRQLANEPDILGKITDEQEEIARNKGPNKPLTWNDVSRMKYTWKVAMETLRTVPALLGSFRTATKDIEYRGYHIPKGWQIFTAQIVTHLDTNFFDEPSKFDPSRFDNLSSIPPYCFVPFGGGPRMCPGNEFARTETSVAMHYLVRQFRWKLCCKEGYRKDATPMPVLGLPIELETRSAP; this comes from the exons ATGTCAGTGTTTGGCTCACCAACAGTGCTGATGGCTGGCCCTGCATCCAATCACTTTGTTTTCAGCAACCAGGACCTCATTTTCACCCAGACAAAGGCGATCAACGTCCTTATCGGGTGTTCCATAATGACACTCTCAGGTGACGAGCTAAAGCAAGTCCGCAGTGCACTGCAGGGCTATCTGAGTCCGGAGATGGTGACAAAATATGTCTGGAAGATGGATGAGGAAGTAAGGAGGCACATTGACCTGAATTGGGTTGGTCATAAGACTATCAAG GTCGCACCGTTGGCGAAGAGGCTCACCTTTAATATCATCTCCTCAGTCATGTTTGGACAAGGGGCAGCTCCTTTCAGAGAAGCCCTTGCAATAGATTTTGAGAAAGTGGTGAGGGCTGCGTTGTCGATTCCAGTGAATATACCCTTCACCAAGTTCAACAAGGGCTTGAGTGCGAGCCGGAGGATTAGGAAGTTGCTCAGGCAGATTGCTCACGAGAGGGAAGCAGCATTTCAGCAAGGCTATTGCAGTTCAGCTGATGATTTCTTTACATACATGCTTGCTTTACGCTCCGAAGGAAAACACTCTCTCACAGTGGAGGACATTGTGGACAATGCAATCTTACTCCTGATTGCCGGTTATGAGACGTCATCTGTTCTTATCACCTTCTTGATCCGACAGCTAGCCAATGAGCCGGACATCCTTGGCAAGATAACTGATG AACAAGAGGAGATCGCTAGGAACAAAGGACCTAACAAGCCTTTGACCTGGAATGATGTTTCAAGGATGAAGTACACTTGGAAGGTGGCAATGGAGACGCTACGGACAGTTCCTGCACTTCTAGGAAGCTTCCGAACAGCTACCAAAGACATCGAGTACCGGGGCTATCACATTCCAAAAGGCTGGCAA ATCTTCACTGCACAAATTGTCACacatttggacactaatttttTCGACGAGCCAAGCAAGTTTGACCCTTCTAGATTTGATAACCTGTCTTCGATCCCACCCTATTGCTTTGTTCCATTTGGGGGAGGTCCAAGAATGTGCCCCGGAAACGAGTTTGCGAGGACTGAGACATCGGTAGCTATGCACTACCTAGTGAGACAGTTCAGGTGGAAATTGTGCTGCAAAGAAGGTTACAGGAAAGATGCTACTCCGATGCCTGTTCTTGGACTCCCAATTGAACTTGAGACCAGAAGTGCCCCCTGA
- the LOC4343391 gene encoding cytochrome P450 716B1 isoform X1 encodes MSMDSSMPFALLLALFIPILLHLVTRHKYSSDNLPPGSLGFPLIGQSISLLRALRSNTDYQWYQDRIKKYGPVSKMSVFGSPTVLMAGPASNHFVFSNQDLIFTQTKAINVLIGCSIMTLSGDELKQVRSALQGYLSPEMVTKYVWKMDEEVRRHIDLNWVGHKTIKVAPLAKRLTFNIISSVMFGQGAAPFREALAIDFEKVVRAALSIPVNIPFTKFNKGLSASRRIRKLLRQIAHEREAAFQQGYCSSADDFFTYMLALRSEGKHSLTVEDIVDNAILLLIAGYETSSVLITFLIRQLANEPDILGKITDEQEEIARNKGPNKPLTWNDVSRMKYTWKVAMETLRTVPALLGSFRTATKDIEYRGYHIPKGWQIFTAQIVTHLDTNFFDEPSKFDPSRFDNLSSIPPYCFVPFGGGPRMCPGNEFARTETSVAMHYLVRQFRWKLCCKEGYRKDATPMPVLGLPIELETRSAP; translated from the exons ATGTCAATGGATTCATCCATGCCTTTTGCTCTGCTGCTTGCCTTGTTCATACCCATCCTCCTCCACCTTGTCACCAGGCACAAGTACTCATCTGATAATCTCCCTCCAGGTTCCCTTGGCTTCCCATTGATCGGCCAAAGCATCTCCCTACTTCGTGCCCTCCGCAGTAATACTGATTACCAGTGGTACCAGGACAGGATCAAGAAGTATGGTCCTGTGTCCAAGATGTCAGTGTTTGGCTCACCAACAGTGCTGATGGCTGGCCCTGCATCCAATCACTTTGTTTTCAGCAACCAGGACCTCATTTTCACCCAGACAAAGGCGATCAACGTCCTTATCGGGTGTTCCATAATGACACTCTCAGGTGACGAGCTAAAGCAAGTCCGCAGTGCACTGCAGGGCTATCTGAGTCCGGAGATGGTGACAAAATATGTCTGGAAGATGGATGAGGAAGTAAGGAGGCACATTGACCTGAATTGGGTTGGTCATAAGACTATCAAG GTCGCACCGTTGGCGAAGAGGCTCACCTTTAATATCATCTCCTCAGTCATGTTTGGACAAGGGGCAGCTCCTTTCAGAGAAGCCCTTGCAATAGATTTTGAGAAAGTGGTGAGGGCTGCGTTGTCGATTCCAGTGAATATACCCTTCACCAAGTTCAACAAGGGCTTGAGTGCGAGCCGGAGGATTAGGAAGTTGCTCAGGCAGATTGCTCACGAGAGGGAAGCAGCATTTCAGCAAGGCTATTGCAGTTCAGCTGATGATTTCTTTACATACATGCTTGCTTTACGCTCCGAAGGAAAACACTCTCTCACAGTGGAGGACATTGTGGACAATGCAATCTTACTCCTGATTGCCGGTTATGAGACGTCATCTGTTCTTATCACCTTCTTGATCCGACAGCTAGCCAATGAGCCGGACATCCTTGGCAAGATAACTGATG AACAAGAGGAGATCGCTAGGAACAAAGGACCTAACAAGCCTTTGACCTGGAATGATGTTTCAAGGATGAAGTACACTTGGAAGGTGGCAATGGAGACGCTACGGACAGTTCCTGCACTTCTAGGAAGCTTCCGAACAGCTACCAAAGACATCGAGTACCGGGGCTATCACATTCCAAAAGGCTGGCAA ATCTTCACTGCACAAATTGTCACacatttggacactaatttttTCGACGAGCCAAGCAAGTTTGACCCTTCTAGATTTGATAACCTGTCTTCGATCCCACCCTATTGCTTTGTTCCATTTGGGGGAGGTCCAAGAATGTGCCCCGGAAACGAGTTTGCGAGGACTGAGACATCGGTAGCTATGCACTACCTAGTGAGACAGTTCAGGTGGAAATTGTGCTGCAAAGAAGGTTACAGGAAAGATGCTACTCCGATGCCTGTTCTTGGACTCCCAATTGAACTTGAGACCAGAAGTGCCCCCTGA